The Streptococcus pantholopis genome has a segment encoding these proteins:
- a CDS encoding 3-keto-L-gulonate-6-phosphate decarboxylase UlaD, translating to MTKTLPHLQVALDHSDLQGAIKAAVSVGQEVDIIEAGTVCLLQVGSELVEVLRSLFPDKWLVADTKCADAGGTVAKNNAERGADWMTCICSATIPTMEAARKAIEAVRGERGEIQIELYGDWTYEQAQQWLDAGISQAIYHQSRDALLAGETWGEKDLNKVKKLIDMGFRVSVTGGLSVDTLKLFEGVDVFTFIAGRGITEADDPAAAARAFKEEIKRIWG from the coding sequence ATGACAAAAACACTTCCACATTTACAAGTTGCTCTGGACCACTCCGACCTTCAGGGGGCTATTAAGGCCGCTGTATCTGTAGGACAGGAAGTCGATATTATTGAAGCCGGCACAGTTTGTCTGCTGCAAGTCGGCAGCGAATTAGTAGAAGTACTGCGCAGTCTTTTTCCAGATAAATGGCTTGTTGCCGACACGAAATGTGCAGATGCCGGGGGGACAGTAGCCAAGAATAATGCTGAGCGCGGAGCTGACTGGATGACCTGCATCTGCAGTGCGACTATTCCAACTATGGAGGCGGCTCGCAAGGCTATCGAAGCAGTGCGCGGCGAACGCGGAGAAATCCAAATCGAACTGTATGGGGACTGGACTTATGAGCAAGCGCAGCAATGGCTGGATGCCGGAATCTCTCAGGCCATCTACCATCAATCGCGCGATGCGCTGCTGGCCGGTGAAACTTGGGGAGAAAAGGATCTTAATAAAGTAAAGAAACTTATTGACATGGGCTTTCGTGTGTCAGTAACCGGCGGTTTGTCAGTTGACACACTGAAACTTTTTGAAGGCGTTGATGTCTTTACGTTCATCGCCGGCCGAGGCATTACAGAAGCCGATGATCCGGCAGCTGCAGCCCGGGCGTTTAAAGAAGAAATTAAACGGATTTGGGGGTGA
- a CDS encoding PTS sugar transporter subunit IIA, with protein sequence MNLTQAFKENQSIRLGLTAGDWKEAVRLSVDPLIESGAVKEEYYQAIIDSTDEYGPYYILMPGMAMPHARPEAGVNRDAFSLVTLTEPVIFPDGKEVSVLLALAATSSEIHTSVAIPQIIALFELNNSIERLVACQTAEEVLAMVEESKDSPYLEGLDLDS encoded by the coding sequence ATGAATTTAACACAAGCTTTTAAAGAAAATCAGTCCATTCGCTTGGGTCTGACAGCCGGAGATTGGAAAGAGGCTGTCAGGCTGTCTGTCGATCCTTTGATCGAAAGCGGTGCTGTTAAAGAAGAATACTATCAAGCCATCATTGATTCGACTGATGAATACGGCCCCTATTATATTTTGATGCCCGGTATGGCAATGCCGCATGCCCGTCCTGAAGCGGGGGTTAATCGTGATGCTTTTTCTTTGGTGACACTGACCGAACCGGTTATTTTTCCAGATGGGAAGGAAGTCTCAGTTCTTTTAGCCTTGGCGGCAACCAGTTCAGAAATTCACACTTCTGTAGCGATTCCGCAGATTATTGCGCTTTTTGAACTGAATAATTCTATTGAGCGTCTAGTTGCCTGCCAAACAGCAGAAGAAGTATTGGCTATGGTTGAGGAATCTAAAGACAGTCCCTATCTTGAAGGTTTGGACTTAGATTCCTAA
- a CDS encoding PTS sugar transporter subunit IIB — protein sequence MVKVLTACGNGMGSSMVIKMKVENALRQLGVTDIESASCSVGEAKGLASGYDIVVASNHLIKELEGRTDGHLVGLDNLMDDNEIKTKLQAIL from the coding sequence ATGGTTAAAGTTCTTACGGCCTGCGGTAATGGTATGGGCTCATCTATGGTGATTAAAATGAAAGTTGAGAACGCTCTGCGCCAGCTGGGAGTGACTGATATCGAGTCAGCTTCCTGTTCAGTCGGTGAAGCTAAAGGTCTGGCTTCGGGTTACGATATTGTTGTGGCCTCCAATCATTTAATCAAGGAATTGGAAGGGCGCACCGATGGGCATCTTGTCGGCCTTGATAATCTGATGGATGATAATGAAATCAAAACAAAACTGCAGGCTATTTTGTAA
- a CDS encoding PTS ascorbate transporter subunit IIC, with product MDILLNILNWFSQNILQQPAFFVGLLVLIGYILLKKPWHDVFAGFVKATVGYMILNVGASGLVTTFRPILAALNTKFNIGAAVIDPYFGLTAANTLIEEKFPAFVGTATTALLIGFFLNILLVALRKITKIRTLFITGHIMVQQAATVTMMILVLIPVLRNQFWGTLAIGIICGLYWAVSSNMTVEATQRLTGGGGFAIGHQQQFAIWFVDKVAPKLGKKEENLDDLKLPAFLNIFHDTVVASATLMLLFFGVILYILGPEIMSDPEIITTGTLFNPETQSFFMYVVSTAFTFSVYLFILMQGVRMFVAELTNAFQGISAKLLPGSFPAVDVAASYGFGSASATLFGFATGLIGQLVTIVLLIVFRNPVLIITGFVPVFFDNAAVAVYADKRGGWKAAVILSFISGVLQVAVGALAVSLLGLASYGGYHGNIDFAIPWVPFAYLFKYIGIIGFVLVCLFLLAIPQLQFIKAKDKEAYYRGDAPAEE from the coding sequence ATGGATATACTACTAAATATTCTTAACTGGTTCTCACAAAACATTTTGCAGCAGCCGGCCTTTTTCGTCGGACTTCTGGTTTTAATCGGCTATATTCTGCTTAAGAAGCCTTGGCATGATGTTTTTGCAGGATTTGTTAAGGCAACCGTCGGCTATATGATTCTCAATGTCGGCGCTTCTGGTTTGGTTACCACTTTCCGTCCGATTTTGGCCGCTTTGAATACAAAGTTTAACATTGGTGCGGCGGTGATTGACCCTTATTTTGGGCTGACAGCTGCTAATACTTTGATTGAAGAGAAATTTCCGGCTTTTGTAGGAACGGCAACAACAGCCCTGCTGATTGGCTTTTTCCTCAATATTCTGCTGGTTGCTCTGCGCAAAATCACTAAGATTCGGACCTTGTTTATTACCGGTCACATCATGGTGCAGCAGGCGGCAACTGTTACAATGATGATCTTAGTTTTGATACCGGTGCTGCGCAACCAGTTCTGGGGGACTCTGGCTATCGGTATTATCTGCGGACTGTACTGGGCTGTCAGCTCTAATATGACCGTGGAAGCGACTCAGCGTCTGACTGGCGGCGGAGGCTTTGCCATCGGGCACCAGCAGCAATTTGCTATTTGGTTTGTTGATAAAGTAGCACCGAAATTAGGTAAAAAAGAAGAAAACTTAGATGATTTAAAATTACCTGCTTTTCTAAATATTTTCCATGATACAGTTGTTGCTTCTGCGACCTTGATGCTGCTCTTTTTCGGTGTCATTCTCTATATTTTGGGTCCGGAAATCATGTCAGATCCGGAAATCATTACGACAGGCACCCTCTTTAATCCAGAAACCCAGTCATTCTTTATGTATGTGGTTTCAACAGCCTTTACCTTCTCTGTTTATCTCTTTATCTTGATGCAGGGGGTAAGGATGTTCGTAGCAGAACTGACCAACGCTTTCCAAGGGATTTCAGCTAAATTGCTGCCAGGTTCCTTCCCTGCGGTCGATGTTGCTGCTTCTTACGGATTTGGTTCCGCTTCTGCGACACTGTTTGGGTTTGCCACTGGTCTGATTGGTCAGTTAGTGACGATTGTACTGTTAATTGTCTTTAGAAATCCGGTCCTGATTATTACTGGTTTCGTGCCCGTCTTCTTTGATAATGCTGCGGTTGCGGTTTATGCGGATAAACGCGGCGGCTGGAAAGCTGCTGTAATCCTCTCCTTTATTTCAGGGGTTCTGCAAGTAGCAGTCGGCGCTTTGGCTGTATCGCTGCTGGGTCTTGCTTCTTATGGCGGCTACCATGGCAATATTGACTTTGCGATTCCATGGGTACCGTTTGCTTATCTTTTCAAATATATTGGTATTATCGGCTTTGTTCTTGTTTGTCTCTTCTTGCTTGCTATCCCTCAGCTGCAGTTTATCAAAGCTAAGGATAAAGAAGCTTACTATCGCGGAGATGCTCCAGCCGAAGAGTAA
- a CDS encoding phosphoketolase: protein MTYESEDYLKKVDAWWRAANYLSAAQMYLKDNSLLKRDLVKDDLKAHPIGHWGTVPGQNFIYAHLNRVINKYDLDMFYIEGPGHGGQVMVANAYLDGRYTELNPEIPQTEAGFTKLCKIFSFPGGIASHAAPETPGSIHEGGELGYALSHAAGAVLDNPHVIAATVIGDGEAETGPLMAGWLSNTFINPVNDGAVLPILYLNGGKIHNPTIFARRTDEELQQFFQGLGWDPIFVDVKTPDLAAHQLMAEKLDQAVEKIKSIQAAARQYPAEQASMPQWPVLVARIPKGWTGPKEWQGAPIEGGFRAHQVPIPVDAAHMEQADALIKWLKSYRPEELFDEAGRLVPDVAAISPKGDRRMSANPITNAGVLKPIDTADWKKFAVDTAKPGTVLAQDMIEFGKYAADLVEANPNHFRIFGPDESKSNRLNEVFTKTDRQWLARRDETYDEWLSPVGRVIDSQLSEHQAEGLLEGYVLTGRHGFFASYESFLRVVDTMITQHFKWLRKSKTHTKWRKNYPSLNLISTSTVFQQDHNGYTHQDPGILTHLSEKTPEFIREYLPADTNSLLAVMNKALQSEDKINLVVTSKHPRPQFYSVKEAEELAEQGYKVIDWASTDKGQEPDVVFAAAGTEPNLEALAAITILHQAFPNLKIRFVNVVDILKLRHPDVDSRGLSDAAFDAVFTKDKPVIFVFHAYEGMIRDIFFSRHNHNLHVHGYRENGDITTPFDMRVLSELDRFHLAQDAAVTVLGDKAADFAKMMDGKIAYHTQYIREHGDDIPEVKGWQWESLD, encoded by the coding sequence ATGACCTATGAATCAGAAGACTACCTAAAAAAGGTTGACGCTTGGTGGCGCGCAGCCAACTATCTTTCAGCCGCACAAATGTACCTCAAGGATAACTCTCTTTTAAAGAGAGACCTCGTCAAAGATGACCTTAAGGCTCACCCAATTGGACACTGGGGAACCGTTCCGGGGCAAAATTTTATCTATGCCCATCTTAATCGTGTCATTAATAAATATGATTTGGACATGTTCTATATCGAAGGCCCCGGCCATGGAGGCCAGGTGATGGTTGCAAATGCCTATTTAGATGGCCGTTATACAGAATTAAATCCCGAAATTCCCCAGACTGAAGCTGGTTTCACCAAACTGTGCAAAATATTCTCTTTTCCTGGAGGAATCGCTTCACATGCTGCTCCTGAAACTCCGGGTTCCATTCATGAAGGCGGAGAATTAGGTTATGCGCTGTCCCATGCAGCTGGTGCAGTATTAGACAATCCTCATGTTATTGCAGCAACTGTTATTGGAGATGGTGAGGCTGAGACAGGCCCTTTGATGGCGGGCTGGCTGTCGAACACCTTTATCAATCCTGTTAATGATGGGGCAGTTTTACCGATTTTGTATCTCAATGGCGGAAAAATCCACAATCCGACTATTTTTGCCCGCCGTACGGATGAAGAACTGCAGCAATTTTTCCAAGGCTTGGGCTGGGATCCTATTTTTGTTGATGTTAAGACTCCCGATTTAGCTGCTCATCAGCTGATGGCAGAAAAGCTGGATCAAGCTGTTGAAAAGATTAAATCCATTCAGGCAGCAGCCCGTCAGTATCCGGCTGAGCAAGCCAGTATGCCCCAATGGCCGGTTCTTGTTGCGCGTATTCCAAAGGGCTGGACAGGTCCTAAAGAATGGCAGGGTGCACCTATTGAAGGCGGTTTTCGTGCCCATCAGGTTCCGATTCCTGTCGATGCTGCGCATATGGAACAAGCAGATGCTCTGATAAAGTGGCTGAAATCTTACCGGCCGGAAGAGCTCTTTGATGAGGCTGGCCGATTGGTTCCTGATGTTGCTGCTATTTCTCCTAAGGGGGACCGGCGTATGTCTGCTAATCCGATTACTAATGCCGGTGTCCTTAAGCCGATAGACACTGCTGACTGGAAAAAATTTGCTGTAGATACTGCAAAACCAGGTACTGTCCTTGCTCAAGATATGATAGAATTCGGGAAGTATGCTGCCGACTTAGTGGAAGCCAACCCAAATCATTTTCGTATTTTTGGCCCGGACGAATCAAAATCCAATCGGCTGAATGAAGTATTTACTAAAACAGATCGGCAGTGGCTGGCCCGCAGGGATGAGACTTATGACGAATGGCTCAGTCCGGTCGGGCGTGTGATTGACTCCCAGCTGTCTGAACATCAGGCTGAAGGGCTCCTGGAAGGCTATGTTTTAACGGGACGCCACGGTTTCTTTGCTTCTTATGAGTCCTTTTTGCGTGTGGTTGACACGATGATTACTCAGCACTTTAAATGGCTGCGTAAATCGAAAACACATACGAAGTGGCGCAAGAATTATCCGTCTTTAAATTTAATCTCTACTTCTACTGTTTTTCAGCAGGATCATAATGGCTATACCCACCAAGACCCAGGCATTCTGACTCATCTATCTGAAAAGACACCGGAGTTTATTCGAGAATACCTGCCGGCAGATACCAATTCTTTGCTGGCTGTAATGAATAAGGCGCTGCAGTCAGAGGATAAAATTAATTTAGTGGTGACATCAAAACATCCCCGTCCTCAGTTTTATTCTGTCAAGGAAGCAGAAGAGCTGGCTGAACAAGGCTATAAGGTCATTGACTGGGCATCGACTGATAAGGGGCAGGAGCCGGATGTGGTCTTTGCTGCTGCTGGAACGGAACCGAACTTGGAGGCTTTGGCTGCTATTACTATTTTGCATCAGGCTTTCCCAAATCTGAAAATTCGCTTTGTCAATGTTGTTGATATACTTAAGCTCCGCCACCCTGATGTCGATTCACGAGGTTTAAGCGATGCTGCGTTTGATGCCGTCTTTACAAAAGATAAACCTGTTATTTTCGTTTTTCATGCCTATGAGGGAATGATTCGGGATATCTTCTTCAGTCGGCATAACCACAATCTTCATGTCCATGGCTACCGAGAAAACGGCGATATTACTACACCTTTTGACATGCGTGTCCTGTCTGAATTGGACCGCTTCCATCTGGCGCAGGATGCTGCTGTGACCGTTTTAGGAGATAAGGCAGCTGATTTTGCCAAAATGATGGATGGCAAAATCGCTTACCATACACAGTATATTCGGGAGCATGGCGACGATATTCCGGAGGTTAAAGGCTGGCAGTGGGAAAGTTTAGACTAA
- a CDS encoding zinc-binding dehydrogenase codes for MSIPKKMKAVLKSAPGFDHMALEEIDVPEVQGDRVLMKVAYTGICGTDIHTYKGEYKNAVTPLVLGHEFSGQVVAVGEKVTKVKVGDRVTSETTFDTCGTCTYCKEKKYNLCEKRSGIGTKAFGSMANYVLTREESVHILPDNVSYKLAAMSEPLASCVHAMYQLTPLDFHDTILIIGPGPMGLLSLQIAKEIGAFTIVSGVTKDADRLQIAKELGADIVVNTQEEDLTQIIREVTDGVGVDKVYDCSGAIPAVNAALPLIRKGGVLQQVGLFAKDLNELDERTIIQHEILYQGSRSQNPYDWPIAIHLEGKGAIDEEKMVTAVFDLEHWRDAFEAMMAGKELKVLIASNPGELD; via the coding sequence ATGAGTATTCCTAAAAAAATGAAGGCTGTTTTAAAATCAGCACCCGGCTTTGATCATATGGCCTTGGAAGAGATTGATGTTCCTGAGGTACAAGGGGATCGTGTGTTGATGAAAGTAGCCTATACAGGTATCTGCGGGACAGACATTCACACCTATAAAGGAGAATATAAAAATGCTGTTACGCCTCTGGTTTTAGGGCATGAATTCTCAGGGCAGGTGGTAGCTGTCGGAGAAAAGGTAACAAAAGTCAAAGTAGGAGACCGTGTAACCAGTGAGACAACTTTTGATACCTGCGGCACCTGCACTTACTGTAAAGAGAAAAAATATAACTTGTGTGAAAAGCGGTCGGGAATCGGGACAAAAGCCTTTGGAAGCATGGCTAATTATGTTTTGACACGGGAGGAGAGTGTCCATATTCTTCCGGATAATGTCAGCTACAAACTGGCTGCGATGTCAGAACCCCTGGCTTCCTGTGTGCATGCTATGTACCAGCTGACACCGCTTGATTTTCACGATACTATTCTGATTATCGGTCCTGGGCCAATGGGGCTGCTGTCTCTGCAGATTGCCAAAGAAATCGGTGCCTTTACGATTGTCTCAGGGGTGACTAAAGATGCAGACCGGCTGCAGATTGCAAAAGAACTGGGGGCAGATATTGTCGTGAATACACAGGAAGAAGACTTGACGCAAATTATAAGAGAGGTAACTGACGGCGTGGGTGTGGATAAGGTTTATGACTGTTCCGGTGCTATTCCTGCAGTTAACGCAGCTCTCCCTCTGATTCGTAAAGGGGGGGTTCTGCAGCAAGTCGGGCTGTTTGCTAAAGACTTGAATGAGCTGGATGAAAGGACCATTATTCAGCATGAAATTCTTTATCAGGGATCGCGCTCACAAAATCCGTATGACTGGCCGATAGCCATTCATTTGGAAGGCAAAGGGGCTATCGATGAAGAAAAAATGGTGACTGCTGTTTTTGATTTGGAACACTGGCGCGATGCTTTTGAAGCCATGATGGCCGGCAAAGAACTTAAGGTTTTGATTGCTTCCAATCCCGGAGAATTAGACTGA
- a CDS encoding PTS galactitol transporter subunit IIC has product MDTLTTVVQGILNMGSSVVLPIIIFTLALIFRVPIRNAITSGLTVGIGMLGISLVLGLLSDNVGPAAQAMVERFGLELTIVDAGWPAVAAATWAQPIAAVMIPVILAVNLIMLAFNWTKTLNIDIWNYWHMSAAAATGYIVTRSFFWGIVCGIGYTVIVQLVADKTAPYVQDYYGLEGVSITTGSAQGYALLGIPIAWAVSKIPGIGKLDVEPETIQKRFGIFGEPMIMGIIIGGAMAILGGYDITRILQTAMAMGAVMFILPRMVKILMEGLIPIQEAAQATLQKRYADREIFLGMDAALATGSPAALSTGLLMVPITLLIAVLLPGNRVLPFADLATIPFFAALVVPTRKGNILHSVIALTVVITFALWMATDYAPVLTKMAEGVIKFPKGASQISNFDTGGNLLNWIFLKLSELVNSVF; this is encoded by the coding sequence ATGGATACGTTAACAACTGTTGTTCAAGGTATTTTGAATATGGGATCAAGCGTAGTGCTTCCGATAATCATCTTTACCTTAGCTCTTATTTTTCGGGTGCCTATCCGAAATGCTATCACGTCAGGTTTAACTGTAGGAATTGGGATGCTGGGGATCAGTCTGGTATTAGGTCTTTTATCGGATAATGTCGGTCCTGCCGCTCAGGCTATGGTTGAGAGATTTGGTTTGGAGCTGACAATTGTAGATGCGGGCTGGCCGGCTGTTGCGGCAGCGACATGGGCCCAGCCGATTGCGGCAGTCATGATACCGGTTATCTTAGCAGTGAATCTTATTATGCTGGCTTTTAACTGGACCAAAACACTTAATATTGATATCTGGAATTATTGGCATATGAGTGCGGCAGCTGCTACCGGCTATATTGTAACTAGAAGCTTTTTCTGGGGGATTGTCTGCGGTATCGGCTATACTGTCATTGTCCAACTTGTTGCTGATAAAACAGCTCCTTATGTTCAGGACTATTATGGGCTTGAAGGGGTTTCGATAACAACTGGCTCAGCTCAGGGCTATGCGCTTCTTGGGATACCGATTGCTTGGGCAGTAAGCAAGATTCCTGGTATTGGAAAACTGGATGTTGAACCTGAGACGATTCAAAAACGTTTTGGTATTTTTGGAGAACCGATGATTATGGGGATTATTATCGGCGGTGCCATGGCTATTTTAGGAGGCTATGATATCACAAGAATTCTGCAGACAGCCATGGCTATGGGAGCAGTCATGTTTATTCTGCCTCGTATGGTCAAGATTCTGATGGAAGGCCTTATTCCGATTCAGGAAGCCGCTCAGGCTACGCTGCAAAAGCGTTATGCCGATCGTGAAATTTTCTTAGGAATGGATGCGGCACTGGCAACCGGCTCTCCCGCTGCACTGTCAACGGGGCTCCTGATGGTTCCTATCACTCTTTTGATTGCTGTTTTGCTTCCGGGGAACCGGGTCCTGCCTTTTGCTGACTTAGCGACTATTCCTTTCTTCGCTGCTCTGGTTGTGCCGACACGAAAAGGGAACATTCTGCACTCTGTTATTGCTTTGACAGTTGTGATTACTTTTGCTCTGTGGATGGCCACAGATTATGCGCCTGTACTGACCAAAATGGCAGAAGGTGTCATTAAATTTCCTAAGGGGGCTTCGCAAATTTCCAATTTTGATACAGGCGGCAACCTATTGAACTGGATTTTCCTGAAGCTGTCAGAATTAGTTAACTCTGTTTTTTAA
- a CDS encoding PTS sugar transporter subunit IIB, protein MSKVRVLVACGAGIATSTVVMKKIEDLFARNHIDAQITQIKIAEAVSKQDSNDMLITTTMLPTEYKIPAIKAMAFLTGIGQDKVEAQILEEAAKIQARQ, encoded by the coding sequence ATGTCAAAAGTTAGAGTACTGGTAGCCTGCGGGGCAGGTATAGCAACTTCTACAGTTGTTATGAAAAAAATCGAAGATTTATTTGCCCGCAATCACATTGATGCACAAATTACACAGATTAAAATAGCAGAGGCTGTTTCTAAGCAGGATTCAAATGATATGCTGATTACAACAACGATGCTGCCTACAGAGTATAAGATACCGGCAATAAAAGCAATGGCATTCTTAACTGGAATTGGACAGGACAAGGTTGAAGCTCAAATTTTAGAAGAAGCCGCTAAAATACAGGCTCGCCAGTGA
- a CDS encoding PTS sugar transporter subunit IIA, producing the protein MTEKMKLQDYITPKLIFVNEHFDSKGALFQKIYQESLDSGYVHKSFLEKIIEREKNFPTGLQLETMGVAIPHTDAECIKKEFVAIVTTDPVTFVSMEDFNQSVAAEIAFVLGLKEPHAQLEMLQSLMGLLQNSKVLTQMREAGSADDIITIVKTNNI; encoded by the coding sequence ATGACTGAAAAAATGAAACTTCAGGATTATATCACACCAAAGCTAATCTTTGTCAATGAACATTTTGACTCAAAGGGCGCTCTGTTTCAGAAAATTTATCAAGAATCTCTCGATTCGGGCTACGTCCATAAAAGCTTTCTTGAAAAAATCATAGAACGCGAAAAAAATTTTCCAACAGGCCTGCAGTTAGAAACAATGGGTGTCGCGATTCCGCATACTGACGCTGAGTGCATCAAAAAAGAGTTTGTTGCTATTGTCACAACTGATCCGGTTACCTTTGTCAGCATGGAAGATTTTAACCAGTCAGTAGCTGCTGAAATTGCTTTTGTCTTAGGCCTGAAAGAGCCTCATGCCCAGCTTGAAATGCTTCAGTCGCTGATGGGGCTGCTGCAGAACTCAAAAGTATTGACACAAATGAGAGAAGCAGGTTCTGCAGATGACATCATAACGATTGTAAAAACTAATAACATTTAA